One region of Carassius carassius chromosome 41, fCarCar2.1, whole genome shotgun sequence genomic DNA includes:
- the LOC132123212 gene encoding testis-expressed protein 26-like has product MAIYDVNKRWDVYETSHKRDFIYRPISSIPTLRPKTSGNIYRNSYKLDDPVGATAYSEDFCWKPMSKTTCIRSATASGNRRNNPHPSQAFMVWRHSADQMKHFGGSSPLQHLLTEKEIQKALSAQYSSTYRTDFLGLPQGIMKNHAVFTPFNHSHPVHYYTQTEMRHNYRPPKLKLELLGNNSRYGCNKLHGVAARGIVPTVIHSHINNRENNKLETTYNKHFGENKDVKTMHITSFSADGCKGKNRGVIMQNSSTLERVSAWPGPL; this is encoded by the exons ATGGCAATATATG ATGTTAACAAGAGATGGGACGTATATGAGACCTCACATAAAAGAGATTTCATCTATAGACCCATTTCATCTATTCCAACTCTAAg ACCAAAAACATCTGGCAATATCTATAGAAATTCATACAAACTGGATGATCCGGTAGGAGCAACTGCATACAGTGAAGATTTCTGCTGGAAGCCTATGTCCAAAACTACTTGCATAAGGTCTGCCACAGCATCAGGAAACAGAAGAAACAACCCGCACCCAAGCCAG GCATTCATGGTATGGAGGCATTCTGCAGATCAAATGAAGCATTTTGGTGGTAGTTCCCCTCTTCAGCACCTGCTGACTGAGAAGGAAATCCAAAAGGCTCTCAGTGCCCAGTATAGCTCGACCTACAGGACTGATTTTCTTGGATTACCTCAAG GAATTATGAAGAACCATGCAGTCTTTACACCTTTTAACCACAGCCATCCTGTCCATTACTATACCCAGACTGAAATGAGACACAACTACCGCCCACCCAAACTGAAACTTGAGCTTCTGGGGAACAACTCTCGCTATGGGTGCAATAAGCTGCATGGTGTAGCGGCGAGGGGTATTG TTCCTACAGTGATTCACAGTCACATCAATAACCGGGAAAACAACAAACTGGAGACCACCTACAATAAACATTTCGGAG AAAATAAGGATGTGAAGACAATGCACATAACCAGCTTCTCTGCTGATGGATGTAAAGGGAAGAATAGGGGTGTGATCATGCAAAACTCTTCCACACTGGAGAGGGTATCAGCCTGGCCTGGGCCTTTATAA